The sequence below is a genomic window from Deltaproteobacteria bacterium GWC2_55_46.
GCCTTCATGTCGAGGGCGCTTGACCTTAAGCCCTCGCTCGCCATATTTCTCGAGGATACGCGCCTTCGCATGAAGGACAAGATCATGCCATTTTTCGAGAAGGTCCTTGAGGGCAGGCATATTGACAGGGTACAGGACGAGACCTTCTCTGCAGAGGGCAGGGTCTTCATAACGAACAGCGCCCCGGGGCTCGTAGCCAACCTCGCCCTGTGCCTCAAGGGGCACTTAAGGCGGCGCGGTTTCTGGGATTAGCCTCCACAAGGAGTATTCTCAGCCCTTGTCTTTCGCTTTATATCATACGCTCCCTTTGTTTAAAAAAGTTACCACCGTTTACGGATCTTAGTCAAATGCCCCGCAGCGCCCCTTCGGGCAAGACTTGCCCGTGAGGCGATTATCTGCTATCTTCGAGCGATGGAGCACATAACGCTTGCCGCCATTATCGACCAGACCCTCCTCAAGCCTGAAGCGACGCGGAGCGATATCGCGAAGTTCATAGAGAAGTCCGCCCCGTACGGCTTCGCCACCCTTTGCCTGCCGCCATGCCACGTAAAAGAAGCCTTCCGGATGCTTAAAGGAAGCCAGGCAAAGATAAGCACCGTCACAGGCTTTCCGCTCGGCTTTCAATCTGAAGGGATAAAACTCCTGGAGGCAAAAAAGGCCGTGGACGACGGCGCCGCTGAAGTCGATATGGTCATGAACATCTCTCTTTTCAGGTCCGGTGAATATGGCGCTGTCGCGGACGAGATAAGCGGGGTGGTCCATGCCCTGCCCGATACGGTCGTAAAGGTCATCATAGAGACTGGTTTCCTTACGGATGATGAAAAGATAAAGGCTCTTGAGGCTTCTGTCAGCGCGGGGGCGCAGTATGTCAAGACCTCTACCGGCTTCAATCCGGGCAAGGCGACCGTCCATGACGTCTTGCTACTCACAAAGGCTGCTGCCGGCAGGATAAAAATCAAGGCATCGGGCGGAATAAGGGGCCTTGAAGACGCGCTCAGGATGATCGAGGCCGGGGCCGGAAGGCTTGGCACAAGCGCGGGGGCTGATATAATAGAAGAGTTGACGGCGCGCGCCGGTATGTGAAGTCATGACGCGACGTATAGGGGGCGAAATGGAGCTTAAATCCATCAAGGTCGAAATACCGGAAGGGGCCAACGTCATCATCGGCCAGACCCATTTCATAAAGACCGTCGAGGACCTCTATGAGATCATAAGGACTACGGTGCCTGAGGCCAGATTCGGGGTCGCGCTCTGCGAAGCGTCTGGCCCGTGCCTTATACGGGTCGAGGGAAACGACGAGGCCATGAAAAAATCCGCCGCTGACAACGCCATCGCCATCGGCGCTGGCCACCTGTTCGTGATAATCCTCAAGGGAGCATTCCCCATAAACGTACTGAACCCGATCAAGGACTGCCAGGAGGTATGCAATATCTTCTGCGCCACCGCCAACCCGCTTCAGGTGATAGTCGCCAAGACAGACCAGGGCAAGGGTGTCGTGGGCGTAATAGACGGCTTTAGCCCTCTTATGGTGGAAAGTGAAAAGGACAGGGAAGAAAGGAAGACCTTTTTAAGGAAGATAGGGTACAAGCTTTAGCTGGCTGCCAAGGCCTAATCCCTGTGCAGCTCATAGATCTCGTCAAACTCGTCAACGGCCTTAAGGAAAGCGTCAAGCACACCCGGGTCGAAATGCTCCGGCTCGGTCC
It includes:
- a CDS encoding adenosine monophosphate-protein transferase, whose translation is MELKSIKVEIPEGANVIIGQTHFIKTVEDLYEIIRTTVPEARFGVALCEASGPCLIRVEGNDEAMKKSAADNAIAIGAGHLFVIILKGAFPINVLNPIKDCQEVCNIFCATANPLQVIVAKTDQGKGVVGVIDGFSPLMVESEKDREERKTFLRKIGYKL
- a CDS encoding deoxyribose-phosphate aldolase; this translates as MTLAAIIDQTLLKPEATRSDIAKFIEKSAPYGFATLCLPPCHVKEAFRMLKGSQAKISTVTGFPLGFQSEGIKLLEAKKAVDDGAAEVDMVMNISLFRSGEYGAVADEISGVVHALPDTVVKVIIETGFLTDDEKIKALEASVSAGAQYVKTSTGFNPGKATVHDVLLLTKAAAGRIKIKASGGIRGLEDALRMIEAGAGRLGTSAGADIIEELTARAGM